From one Verrucomicrobiota bacterium genomic stretch:
- a CDS encoding heavy metal-binding domain-containing protein, with product MKTKSILTAMAALVLGITALSATGCDKSEPTTLTGNSAVQYTCPMHPEVVKDWSVNCPKCGMKLVEKK from the coding sequence ATGAAAACGAAATCGATTCTCACAGCGATGGCTGCATTGGTGCTCGGCATTACCGCCTTGAGCGCCACCGGTTGCGACAAATCAGAACCGACGACTCTCACTGGCAACTCAGCCGTCCAATACACCTGCCCGATGCACCCCGAAGTGGTGAAAGACTGGTCGGTAAACTGCCCAAAATGCGGCATGAAATTAGTAGAGAAAAAGTGA
- a CDS encoding copper-transporting ATPase, producing the protein MTLELKTQTTATKEEENTELTEMTRRLWIGGVLSLPVFILAMAHLIPALGHEGWVMSDASRWIQFGLSTPVVLWAGWPFFRRGWRSVVTWNLNMFTL; encoded by the coding sequence ATGACCCTAGAGTTAAAGACGCAGACAACGGCGACAAAAGAAGAGGAGAACACCGAACTCACTGAAATGACACGACGACTCTGGATTGGCGGCGTACTCTCGCTTCCTGTATTCATCCTTGCGATGGCGCATCTGATTCCTGCACTGGGTCACGAGGGTTGGGTGATGAGCGATGCGTCGCGGTGGATTCAGTTCGGCCTCTCCACACCCGTGGTGCTGTGGGCGGGCTGGCCGTTTTTTAGGCGAGGCTGGCGTTCAGTGGTGACGTGGAATTTGAACATGTTCACGCTGAT